The genomic region AGTCCTATTCTAGGACCGAGGCCTCGGAATCGACACCGATCTTTGACCTTAAAAACCTCAGGCTTATAGGTAACCTTCTGGGTTTGATCGATCCAGCTTTGCTTAAGTCCAATGGTTGTCCCTAACCCAAAGAGGCGACTTAAAAAAGAACTCCGCTTGATCTCTAAGACGATTTTATCGTAGTCGATTTTGTATGAAGAGGTTGCCCTTTGGCTAGAAACAATTCCTTCCCCTTTTAGATTGATTAGAAGAGAGGGGGGAGGGACCCCTCGCCCCTCATGATCTTGACTTCCATAGTGGGTGTAAGTTCCAACAATTTCCCAACTTACCAAAGGGATGCGGACACCGGCTCCAATTCGGTACCCAAAGTCCCAGTCAAATCTTTGACTTGCAACCCTTCCCTTTTGCCCACGTGCTTGATTGATAAGACTATAGACATACTCGGTTCCCCCAACCTTCGCATGCCAATAAAGGGCTCCCCCAAAAAACTCCACACCTGCCGACCCTCTTGTAAAGCCAGTAGGGGCAAAGCGAGCGCCATAGCCCGCATCGGCCGTTTGCTCTCCCACCTGTCCCATCTGCTCCTCTAGGGCAGTGATCCGCTCCTCTATTTCAGCACCAATTAGGGGAAGGGCTAAAAAAATAAGTGAAATCTTCCATTTCATAGGGGCAGGTTAGCACCCTTTAACTATTAAAATCCAACATCAACTAATTTTGAACCAGGGCGTTTTCACAAAAAACATTTGATACCAATTTTCCTTATGAGGAAGACCCCAATTCCTGCTTTCCCTGCCTACGTTAAAAGTGTCCGATGCTACATGAATTTTTCATAATTCATTGATAATTAGGCACGATTCAATCGTGGGTAACACTTTTTGGTCGGCCTTGTTCATCTTTTCACACACTTTTTCCTGAACAACAAATCCCTTCTTAGTTGGATGAAAGATACGTCGGGGGCGGGGCCCCCCGCTGCCCCCTTGAGCTTCAATCTGGCAAGCCAAATCGACCCTCCTCGGGGGGCCGTGCAAAGCACTGTTCCACCCCTCGTGCGGGGCGATTTTGTGGACAGCTCACCGCATGGCTTTTCTTCGCCTACGGCTCCGAAGCCATGTCAGTTCGCTGGAAAGGTTTTTTTCTAGAAAACCTTGCTTATCTTTCACCAAGTAGCAAGTCTCCTTTTTTCAGGTTTTTAGCCACTTATCATATTCGCTTTGATTCGAGTTTCAGCTTAAAAAAAAATCCACTGAACTGACACAGCTTCGGAGCCGTAGGCGAAGAAGAGCTGCGTCGTGAAGTGTCCACGGCTTCAAGATGGCTCTGCAAAATTGATCTGAACGAGGGGTGGAACAGTGCTTTGCACGGCCCCCCGCTGCCCCCTTGAGCTTCAATCTGGCAAGCCAAATCACCCCTCCTCGGGGGGCCGTGCTTGAAGCCGTGGATAGCTCACCGCATGGCTTTTCTCCGCCTTCGGCTCCGAAGCCCTATCAGTTCGCTGGAAAGTTTTTTTCAAGAAGACCTCGCTCATCTTTTACCAAATAGCAAGACTCTTTTTATCTACTCGTTTTAGGAGTTGGGCAAAAATAACTTATGCATTTCTGGTGCCATAGCGCTTTAGCTGCGCGGCGCAAACCCGCATGCAACTTATTAGCTTCCAAGGGTTTATAATAAAGCAGATGAAGATGCTATGGTTGCAGAAATGCATGAGTTATTCTTGCCCAGCTCCTTAGGATGAACAAGACCCTTACTATTTTGGTAAAGTGTTACCTCAACATGCTATATTTTGAACCATGCCAAAATTTTAGAGTTGCAGACTTCAAGAACATCCCTTAAAATTAAAAAAATGAAAAAGCTACCAATTGGTGTCCAAAGTATCTGTGAAATTCTTGAAGAAAACCAGGTCTATATTGATAAGACACCGTTTGCCAAAGAGTTAATAGAAACAGGAAAGCATTATTTTATATCCCGCCCCAGAAGGTT from Candidatus Neptunochlamydia vexilliferae harbors:
- a CDS encoding Lpg1974 family pore-forming outer membrane protein, yielding MKWKISLIFLALPLIGAEIEERITALEEQMGQVGEQTADAGYGARFAPTGFTRGSAGVEFFGGALYWHAKVGGTEYVYSLINQARGQKGRVASQRFDWDFGYRIGAGVRIPLVSWEIVGTYTHYGSQDHEGRGVPPPSLLINLKGEGIVSSQRATSSYKIDYDKIVLEIKRSSFLSRLFGLGTTIGLKQSWIDQTQKVTYKPEVFKVKDRCRFRGLGPRIGLNAKWHLFSGISLLTDIAAALQYGDFEVKHAENKVDLKGDTHIFSSSIDFFMGLQWEKPKEWYQWSLRLGYEAEYYWRLNKSVEIENAIGTGNAVRFQLIRYADDLTFYGVTMRSGIEF